A genomic window from Gemmatimonadota bacterium includes:
- a CDS encoding response regulator transcription factor — protein MSTMRVVAADDEPLLLADLVRLLTALPEVEVVGQGKNGLEVLDLVERHQPDALFLDIRMPGLDGLGVVAELDPAQAPAVVFVTSFDQYAVQAFEAQAVDYLLKPFDPARLAKAVDRVRARIGRDQGEALARSIAALAAQRAHAPVEYLERIAARGVGRTTVLEVGDIRWIEAADNYVRLHTADGVHLSRRTMRDLEVLLDPKRFARIHRSTIVALRLVRELRPLGDGDQELLLEGGSRLVLTRSYREAFEARFGGVA, from the coding sequence ATGAGCACCATGCGCGTGGTCGCCGCCGACGATGAGCCCCTCCTCCTCGCCGACCTGGTGCGGTTGCTCACCGCGCTCCCCGAGGTCGAGGTGGTGGGGCAGGGGAAGAACGGCCTCGAGGTCCTCGATCTCGTCGAGCGCCATCAGCCCGACGCGCTCTTTCTCGATATCCGCATGCCGGGGCTCGACGGCCTCGGCGTCGTCGCCGAACTCGACCCCGCCCAGGCCCCCGCCGTGGTCTTTGTCACCTCGTTCGACCAGTACGCCGTCCAGGCCTTCGAGGCACAGGCGGTCGACTACCTCCTCAAGCCCTTCGACCCGGCCCGGCTGGCCAAGGCGGTCGATCGGGTGCGGGCTCGGATCGGCCGGGACCAGGGCGAGGCGTTGGCGCGCAGCATTGCCGCGCTGGCCGCACAGCGGGCACACGCGCCGGTTGAATACCTCGAACGGATCGCCGCGCGCGGGGTGGGCCGCACCACCGTGCTCGAGGTCGGCGACATTCGCTGGATCGAGGCGGCCGACAACTACGTCCGGCTGCACACCGCCGACGGCGTCCACCTCTCCCGCCGGACCATGCGCGACCTCGAAGTCCTCCTCGACCCGAAGCGCTTCGCCCGGATCCACCGCTCGACGATCGTGGCCCTGCGCCTGGTCCGCGAGCTGCGCCCCCTGGGCGACGGCGACCAGGAACTCCTGCTGGAAGGCGGCAGCCGGCTGGTCCTCACCCGCTCCTACCGTGAGGCCTTCGAGGCCCGGTTTGGCGGGGTGGCCTGA
- a CDS encoding carbon starvation protein A: protein MPNILWIVAALASAAGWGAIALHRGETISAAWLLLAAIGSYLIAWRFYSRFLASRVMALDDARVTPAHRHANGRDFVVTTKWVLFGHHFAAIAGAGPLVGPVLAAQFGYLPGTLWIIIGVILGGAVQDFVILVGSMRQDGKSLGQMAKEELGATTGILAMVAILAIMVILLAVLALVVVRALEHSPWGVFTILCTIPIALIMGFWMKVWRPGKTVEASIFGIIMLMAALVGGRYVAASPTLAPMFTADGLTIGWGIIAYGFIASVIPVWMLLCPRDYLSTFLKVGTIVALALGILLTLPEIRLPALTRFTDGSGPIFAGSLFPFCFITIACGAISGFHALVASGTTPKMVDRETDTRLIGYGAMLTESFVAIMALIAAASLDPAVYFAMNAPLPILGGNIDAAIVTIRGWGFVLEPGQLEALAAQMGESSLLARTGGAPSLAVGMAQVFAGAFGPSLTALWYHFAIMFEALFILTTVDTGTRVGRFMVQELAGHVWKPLGRTSWYPASVLASAAIVAAWGWFLLQGVQDPLGGINALWPLFGISNQLLAAVALTVATTLIIRSGRARYAWTTILPLGWVLLVTTTASWQKLFHTDPRIGFLAHASKLATDAANGTMVQSTASRLILNDRINAVLVAAFVLVTWAVVVSGVRVWTRRSSIIDDRSSMIDHQLPAAP from the coding sequence ATGCCCAACATCCTCTGGATCGTCGCCGCCCTCGCCAGCGCGGCCGGGTGGGGTGCGATCGCCCTGCATCGCGGCGAGACCATCTCCGCCGCCTGGCTGCTGCTGGCGGCGATCGGCTCCTACCTGATCGCCTGGCGCTTCTACTCACGCTTCCTCGCCAGCCGCGTCATGGCGCTCGACGATGCGCGGGTCACGCCGGCGCACCGTCACGCCAACGGGCGCGACTTCGTGGTGACCACCAAGTGGGTCCTCTTCGGGCACCACTTCGCCGCGATCGCCGGCGCAGGTCCCCTGGTCGGGCCAGTGCTCGCCGCGCAGTTCGGCTACCTCCCCGGCACCCTCTGGATCATCATCGGCGTGATCCTCGGCGGCGCGGTGCAGGACTTCGTGATCCTGGTCGGCTCAATGCGCCAGGATGGCAAGTCGCTCGGCCAGATGGCGAAGGAAGAACTCGGCGCGACCACCGGCATCCTCGCGATGGTCGCGATTCTCGCCATCATGGTGATCCTCCTCGCGGTGCTCGCCCTCGTGGTGGTGCGCGCGCTCGAGCACTCGCCGTGGGGCGTCTTCACCATCCTCTGCACCATTCCGATCGCGCTGATCATGGGCTTCTGGATGAAGGTCTGGCGGCCGGGGAAGACGGTCGAGGCCTCGATCTTCGGCATCATCATGCTGATGGCCGCGCTGGTGGGCGGCCGCTACGTGGCCGCGTCGCCGACGCTGGCGCCGATGTTCACCGCTGACGGCCTCACCATCGGCTGGGGGATCATCGCCTATGGCTTCATCGCCTCGGTGATTCCGGTCTGGATGCTGCTCTGCCCGCGTGACTATCTCTCGACCTTCCTCAAGGTCGGCACCATCGTCGCGCTGGCGCTCGGCATCCTGCTGACCCTGCCCGAGATCCGCCTCCCCGCGCTCACCCGCTTCACCGATGGCAGCGGGCCGATCTTCGCCGGGTCGCTCTTCCCGTTCTGCTTCATCACCATCGCCTGCGGCGCCATCTCCGGCTTCCACGCGCTGGTGGCGAGCGGCACCACGCCGAAGATGGTCGACCGCGAGACGGACACGCGACTGATAGGCTACGGCGCGATGCTCACCGAATCGTTCGTCGCGATCATGGCGCTGATCGCCGCGGCGTCGCTCGACCCGGCCGTCTACTTCGCGATGAATGCGCCGCTGCCGATCCTCGGCGGCAACATCGACGCCGCGATCGTGACGATTCGCGGCTGGGGATTCGTCCTCGAGCCGGGACAACTCGAGGCCCTCGCCGCGCAGATGGGGGAGAGTTCGCTGCTCGCCCGCACCGGTGGTGCGCCGTCACTGGCCGTGGGGATGGCGCAGGTCTTCGCGGGCGCGTTCGGTCCGTCGCTCACCGCGCTCTGGTATCACTTCGCCATCATGTTCGAGGCGCTCTTCATCCTCACCACCGTCGACACCGGCACCCGCGTCGGCCGCTTCATGGTGCAGGAACTCGCCGGTCACGTCTGGAAGCCGCTGGGCCGCACCTCGTGGTACCCCGCGTCCGTCCTGGCCTCGGCGGCGATCGTTGCCGCCTGGGGATGGTTCCTGTTGCAGGGGGTCCAGGACCCGCTCGGCGGCATCAACGCCCTCTGGCCGCTCTTCGGCATCAGCAACCAGCTGCTCGCCGCGGTCGCGCTCACGGTGGCCACCACGCTGATCATCCGGAGCGGTCGCGCGCGCTACGCCTGGACCACCATCCTCCCGCTCGGCTGGGTGCTGCTGGTCACCACCACCGCCTCCTGGCAGAAGCTCTTCCACACCGATCCGCGCATCGGATTCCTGGCGCACGCCTCCAAGCTCGCCACCGACGCCGCCAATGGAACCATGGTCCAGAGCACCGCGTCGCGGCTGATCCTCAACGACCGGATCAACGCCGTGCTCGTCGCGGCCTTCGTGCTGGTGACGTGGGCGGTGGTGGTGAGCGGAGTCCGCGTATGGACGAGACGATCATCGATCATCGATGATCGATCATCGATGATCGATCATCAGCTCCCGGCGGCTCCATGA
- a CDS encoding tetratricopeptide repeat protein, with product MPHRLVIALAAACLLLPPLGAQAPATPRPKGATELRADSLLRAGNPVEAERLYRQLAQADSTLLRAWYGVGNAAVAQQRIAEAAEAFERAAVGGRLVAAVYNAGAMHSRLGHVDAAMA from the coding sequence ATGCCGCACCGCCTGGTCATTGCCCTCGCCGCCGCCTGCTTGCTGCTCCCGCCGCTCGGGGCACAGGCCCCGGCGACCCCGCGTCCCAAGGGCGCCACCGAGCTGCGTGCCGATTCGCTGCTTCGCGCCGGGAATCCGGTCGAGGCGGAGCGGCTCTATCGGCAACTGGCGCAGGCCGACAGCACCTTGCTCCGTGCCTGGTATGGGGTGGGGAACGCCGCAGTGGCGCAGCAGCGGATCGCCGAGGCGGCCGAGGCGTTCGAACGGGCCGCAGTGGGCGGACGCCTGGTCGCCGCGGTCTACAATGCGGGTGCGATGCACAGTCGCCTGGGCCACGTCGACGCCGCGATGGCGTAG
- a CDS encoding NAD-dependent isocitrate dehydrogenase has translation MSTESMTHSITLIPGDGIGPEITDATLHVLAATGLSFAWDRQLGGMAAVEATGDPMPEATLDSIRRTNLALKGPLTTPVGGGFRSVNVALRKEFALYANVRPAKTIVPGGRFDGIDIVLVRENLEGLYIGQERYVEVNGDPHGQAESVAVVTRVNSERVIRYAFEYAVRHGRKKVSLVHKANILKFTTGLFLEIGREIAKEYEGRVAFNDLIVDNAAMQLVLKPEQFDVIVTTNLFGDILSDEISGLVGGLGLAPGGNIGEKAAIFEAVHGSAPDIAGQGLANPSALILASAMMLDHLREHAAADRVRRGLVATIVADGVRTRDLGGSASTEEFGRAVAARVA, from the coding sequence ATTTCAACTGAGTCCATGACGCACTCCATCACGCTCATCCCCGGCGACGGCATCGGTCCAGAAATCACCGACGCCACGCTGCATGTGCTCGCGGCCACCGGCCTCTCGTTCGCGTGGGACCGTCAACTCGGCGGGATGGCGGCGGTCGAGGCCACCGGCGACCCGATGCCCGAGGCGACGCTCGACTCGATTCGGCGCACCAACCTGGCGCTGAAGGGGCCGCTGACGACGCCGGTCGGCGGCGGCTTCCGCTCGGTCAATGTCGCGCTCCGGAAGGAGTTCGCCCTCTACGCCAACGTCCGCCCCGCGAAGACGATCGTGCCGGGCGGTCGCTTCGATGGCATCGACATCGTGCTGGTGCGCGAGAATCTCGAAGGGCTGTACATCGGGCAGGAGCGCTACGTCGAGGTCAATGGCGATCCGCACGGCCAGGCGGAATCGGTGGCCGTGGTCACGCGGGTCAACTCGGAGCGCGTGATTCGCTACGCGTTCGAGTACGCGGTGCGCCATGGTCGCAAGAAGGTGTCGCTGGTGCACAAGGCGAACATCCTCAAGTTCACGACGGGGCTCTTCCTCGAGATCGGCCGCGAGATCGCCAAGGAGTACGAGGGGCGCGTTGCGTTCAACGACTTGATCGTCGACAACGCGGCGATGCAGCTGGTGCTCAAGCCGGAGCAGTTCGACGTGATCGTCACCACCAACCTCTTCGGTGACATTCTCTCCGACGAGATCAGTGGCCTCGTGGGTGGCCTCGGCCTGGCGCCCGGTGGCAACATCGGCGAGAAGGCGGCGATCTTCGAGGCCGTGCACGGTTCGGCGCCAGACATCGCGGGGCAGGGGCTCGCCAACCCGTCGGCGCTGATCCTCGCATCGGCGATGATGCTCGATCACCTTCGTGAACACGCCGCGGCCGACCGGGTCCGTCGCGGACTCGTGGCCACGATCGTGGCCGATGGGGTCCGCACCCGTGACCTCGGCGGCAGCGCATCCACCGAGGAGTTCGGCCGTGCCGTCGCCGCTCGGGTGGCCTGA
- a CDS encoding MFS transporter: protein MARTDAPLPRRVRGLSLVSGLNDASSEMVYPLLPALIVTTLGGSATSLAALDGLADLTAALLRLPAGKLADRRERRPVLVLGGYLIAAVARALIALASSVGMVIGLRMTDRVGKGLRSPGRDAMLAEAVPAAQRGRAFGFHRAFDHGGAVVGSLLGWALLQYAGLTPRAVIGWSVVPGVLAILMLWWTLRGREVAAVEAPPAPATSASAERAATAAFWPPILALTLLVVSRLPETLLLLHLQQHGVALALIPLAWAGLHVVRSASAYPAGWLVDRVGERGVVVLSGSLAALGAWALGEARTPVAMMAVFLAFGLVTGIGEPAEKSTVARLAPKGAGSAFGQAQAVTGVTSLAAALLFGMVVDAQGTAAALWLSAVAGVGATAAWWLVTRPANK, encoded by the coding sequence TTGGCCAGGACTGACGCACCGCTCCCGCGCCGCGTGCGCGGGCTGTCGCTGGTCTCGGGGCTGAACGACGCCTCGAGTGAAATGGTCTACCCGCTCCTCCCCGCCCTGATCGTCACCACACTGGGCGGGTCGGCTACCTCCCTCGCCGCCCTCGATGGTCTCGCGGACCTGACCGCCGCGCTGCTCCGCCTCCCGGCGGGGAAGCTCGCGGATCGGCGCGAGCGCCGTCCGGTGCTGGTGCTCGGCGGCTACTTGATCGCTGCGGTGGCTCGCGCGCTGATTGCGCTGGCGAGCTCGGTCGGCATGGTTATCGGCCTCCGGATGACGGACCGAGTCGGGAAGGGGCTGCGGTCGCCGGGGCGGGACGCGATGCTGGCCGAAGCGGTGCCGGCGGCACAGCGCGGACGCGCCTTCGGTTTTCATCGCGCCTTCGACCACGGTGGCGCGGTGGTGGGGTCGTTGCTCGGGTGGGCGCTGCTGCAGTACGCCGGGCTCACGCCGCGCGCGGTGATTGGATGGAGCGTGGTGCCCGGGGTGCTGGCGATCCTGATGCTCTGGTGGACGCTGCGTGGCCGGGAGGTGGCGGCCGTCGAGGCACCGCCGGCACCAGCGACTTCCGCCTCCGCTGAGCGCGCGGCCACGGCCGCGTTCTGGCCGCCGATCCTCGCCCTCACGCTGCTGGTCGTCAGTCGCCTCCCCGAGACGCTCCTCCTGCTCCACCTCCAGCAGCACGGCGTCGCGCTGGCGCTGATTCCGCTCGCCTGGGCCGGCCTGCATGTGGTACGCAGTGCCTCGGCGTATCCGGCCGGATGGTTGGTGGACCGGGTCGGCGAACGGGGCGTGGTGGTCCTCTCGGGATCGCTCGCGGCGCTCGGTGCCTGGGCACTGGGGGAGGCGCGGACGCCCGTCGCGATGATGGCGGTCTTCCTCGCCTTCGGGCTGGTGACCGGGATCGGCGAGCCCGCGGAGAAGAGCACCGTGGCGCGGCTGGCGCCCAAGGGGGCAGGGAGCGCCTTCGGGCAGGCGCAGGCGGTGACCGGCGTCACGTCGCTCGCGGCCGCGCTCCTCTTCGGCATGGTGGTCGACGCCCAAGGGACGGCGGCCGCGCTCTGGCTCTCGGCCGTGGCCGGCGTCGGTGCGACGGCTGCATGGTGGCTGGTGACGCGCCCAGCAAACAAGTAA
- a CDS encoding glutamine synthetase III — MQKRLPKAVYKSLLRTIDQGEPLDPQVADIVAASMKDWAVERGATHFTHWFQPLTGLTAEKHDSLVSPDGMGGVIYNFSGADLTQSEPDASSFPSGGLRGTFEARGYTAWDPTSPAFLNRNGKAVTLCIPTGFVSWTGEALDTKIPLLRSMEALSKQAMRILRLFGSDTGVSRVLTTLGPEQEYFLVDKELFYRRPDLVTCERTLFGARPPKGQQLEDHYFGAIPARVLAFMAEVEEELFRVGVPVKTRHNEVAPGQYELAPLFEVSHIASDHQMVTMEILRRVAERHGLKAILHEKPFAGVNGSGKHNNWSIATDTGVNLLDPQDDTHTNMQFLVFLCAVIRGVDIHADLLRASIAAAGNDHRLGANEAPPAIISIFLGEMLSDILAQVEQGLPKRTIKGGTIDLGAKSLPQIPRHSGDRNRTSPFAFTGNKFEFRAVGSTASVAWPTMVFNAIAAESLDFMATELEKAAGNNPTPAKLQTAVLGVLKKVLKEHKRIVFDGDGYSQDWHKEAEKRGLPHLRDSVEAFPVLKAKKTVDLFKKYGVLNKAEVDSRYHISVEKWVKQLTIEAEMMVSIARTQILPAALKHQTLIAEAATATEAAGVDCEDTVQSLEHFTGLVTALRTSLAALDAAVAHEDADPIKHAQQIKVKVRPAMADLRSAVDTLETHVDAGLWPMPTYRELLFLK, encoded by the coding sequence ATGCAGAAGCGGCTCCCGAAGGCCGTCTACAAGTCGTTGCTCCGGACGATCGACCAGGGCGAGCCGCTTGATCCGCAGGTGGCCGACATCGTCGCCGCCTCGATGAAGGATTGGGCGGTCGAGCGCGGGGCGACCCACTTCACCCACTGGTTCCAGCCGCTGACCGGCCTGACCGCCGAGAAGCATGACTCGCTGGTGTCGCCCGACGGCATGGGAGGTGTGATCTACAACTTCTCCGGTGCCGACCTGACGCAGTCGGAGCCGGACGCGTCGTCGTTCCCGTCGGGCGGCCTCCGCGGCACCTTCGAGGCGCGCGGCTACACGGCGTGGGACCCGACCTCGCCGGCGTTCCTGAACCGGAACGGCAAGGCGGTCACCCTCTGCATCCCCACCGGCTTCGTCTCGTGGACCGGCGAGGCGCTCGACACCAAGATCCCGCTGCTCCGCTCGATGGAAGCGCTCTCCAAGCAGGCGATGCGGATCCTCCGCCTCTTCGGCTCCGACACCGGCGTCTCGCGCGTCCTGACGACCCTCGGCCCCGAGCAGGAGTACTTCCTGGTCGACAAGGAGCTCTTCTACCGCCGTCCCGATTTGGTGACCTGCGAGCGCACGCTCTTCGGGGCGCGGCCGCCGAAGGGGCAGCAGCTCGAGGATCACTACTTCGGGGCGATCCCGGCCCGCGTGCTGGCGTTCATGGCCGAGGTCGAGGAAGAGCTGTTCCGCGTGGGCGTGCCGGTGAAGACGCGCCACAACGAAGTCGCGCCGGGGCAGTATGAGTTGGCGCCGCTCTTCGAGGTGTCGCACATCGCGTCGGACCATCAGATGGTCACGATGGAGATCCTGCGCCGCGTCGCCGAGCGTCACGGCCTCAAGGCCATCCTGCACGAGAAGCCGTTCGCCGGCGTCAACGGCAGCGGCAAGCACAACAACTGGTCCATCGCCACGGACACCGGCGTCAACCTGCTCGATCCGCAGGATGACACGCACACCAACATGCAGTTCCTGGTCTTCCTCTGCGCCGTGATCCGCGGCGTCGACATCCACGCCGACCTGCTGCGCGCCTCGATTGCCGCGGCCGGCAACGACCACCGCCTCGGCGCCAACGAGGCGCCGCCGGCGATCATCTCGATCTTCCTGGGCGAGATGCTCTCCGACATCCTGGCGCAGGTCGAACAGGGCCTCCCGAAGCGCACCATCAAGGGCGGCACGATCGACCTCGGCGCGAAGTCGCTGCCGCAGATCCCGCGGCACTCGGGCGACCGCAACCGCACGTCGCCGTTCGCCTTCACCGGCAACAAGTTCGAGTTCCGCGCGGTCGGCTCGACCGCCTCGGTGGCATGGCCGACGATGGTCTTCAACGCCATCGCCGCGGAGTCGCTCGACTTCATGGCGACCGAGCTCGAGAAGGCCGCCGGCAACAACCCGACCCCGGCCAAGCTGCAGACCGCGGTGCTCGGCGTCCTGAAGAAGGTCCTCAAGGAGCACAAGCGGATCGTCTTCGATGGCGACGGCTACTCGCAGGATTGGCACAAGGAGGCGGAGAAGCGCGGCCTGCCGCACCTCCGCGATTCGGTCGAGGCGTTTCCGGTCCTCAAGGCGAAGAAGACCGTCGACCTCTTCAAGAAGTACGGCGTGCTGAACAAGGCCGAAGTCGACTCGCGCTACCACATCTCGGTCGAGAAGTGGGTCAAGCAGCTGACGATCGAGGCGGAGATGATGGTGTCGATCGCCCGGACGCAGATCCTTCCGGCGGCACTGAAGCACCAGACGCTGATCGCCGAGGCGGCCACGGCCACCGAGGCCGCGGGCGTCGACTGCGAGGATACGGTGCAGTCGCTTGAGCACTTCACCGGCCTCGTCACTGCATTGCGCACCTCGCTTGCCGCCCTCGATGCGGCCGTCGCCCACGAGGACGCCGACCCGATCAAGCACGCGCAACAGATCAAGGTGAAGGTCCGCCCGGCGATGGCCGACCTGCGCAGCGCCGTGGACACGCTGGAGACGCACGTCGACGCGGGGCTGTGGCCGATGCCGACGTATCGGGAGTTGTTGTTTCTGAAGTAA
- a CDS encoding SDR family oxidoreductase, with product MSPYPGAAPDPWSAALAASVAEPIPETEPRPAAVEAVTPGRVAVVTGGATGLGRTIALEFGRLGYRVAFCWFEMGGRDVEATALMTEATLTTMGAEVYAARCDVRDRDQVDAFIAEVVRRFGTVDCLVNNAGIARDGALWRMTEEAWTTVFDTNVAGAFHCVAACAPHFRRQHWGKVVNISAHQAARPGFGVANYAASKAALEGFTRAAAVELGPSNVNVNAVAPGFVHTERLDELPSDVIERAQKRAVLGRLAEPEDVAAVIAFLCSDAARHVTGQVIAVDGGLSLE from the coding sequence ATGTCCCCATACCCTGGCGCCGCCCCCGATCCCTGGTCGGCTGCCCTTGCCGCGTCGGTCGCCGAGCCGATCCCTGAGACTGAACCCCGCCCCGCGGCAGTTGAGGCCGTGACGCCGGGGCGCGTCGCCGTGGTCACCGGCGGCGCCACGGGCCTTGGCCGCACCATCGCCCTTGAGTTCGGCCGCCTGGGGTATCGGGTCGCCTTCTGCTGGTTCGAGATGGGAGGGCGCGACGTCGAAGCCACCGCCCTGATGACCGAGGCCACCCTCACGACGATGGGCGCCGAGGTCTATGCCGCGCGCTGTGACGTGCGGGACCGGGACCAGGTCGATGCCTTCATCGCGGAGGTGGTCCGCCGCTTCGGAACCGTCGACTGCCTCGTCAACAACGCCGGCATCGCTCGCGACGGCGCGCTGTGGCGGATGACCGAAGAGGCGTGGACCACCGTTTTCGACACCAATGTGGCTGGCGCCTTTCACTGCGTGGCGGCCTGCGCTCCCCACTTCCGCCGACAGCATTGGGGCAAGGTGGTCAACATCTCGGCCCACCAGGCGGCGCGCCCCGGCTTCGGCGTTGCCAATTACGCGGCGAGCAAGGCAGCGCTCGAGGGGTTCACCCGTGCGGCCGCGGTCGAACTCGGCCCCTCAAACGTCAATGTCAATGCGGTGGCCCCGGGCTTCGTCCACACCGAGCGCCTCGACGAGCTGCCCTCGGACGTCATCGAGCGGGCCCAGAAGCGTGCTGTCCTCGGTCGTCTGGCGGAGCCGGAGGATGTTGCCGCGGTGATCGCCTTCCTCTGTTCCGATGCGGCACGCCACGTGACCGGGCAGGTCATCGCCGTAGACGGCGGGCTCTCGCTGGAATAG
- a CDS encoding beta-lactamase family protein, giving the protein MTPLLFLALATLAPQDTVERTLQARLDSYRTATGIPGAVLGVAFPDGRVIAIASGMADTALKQLMRPDARLLMGSVGKSYVAAVAMQLVREGKLSLDAPVSRYVGGQGWWDSVAHATSITVRQLMTHTSGIVRYEFRPEFTAALTSNPDRVWDPRDQVRYLHGATPPFAPGAGWDYSDTNYLVLALVLERITGKPIDDEIRHRFLVPMKLANTLPSDARRLPGVVQGYAGAQNPFGGRDAMLDGGVMIVNPQFEGAGGGYAASAADAARWGAAYFSGAIHGDSLLAQATHGTPARMLGAGTSYGLGMILRDSTAAGPVRGHSGFFPGYLTELRYYPASKITVVLMVNASAVRMRPPMARWVDETVAALTAR; this is encoded by the coding sequence ATGACTCCTCTCCTGTTCCTCGCGCTCGCCACGCTCGCCCCGCAGGACACGGTCGAGCGCACCCTGCAGGCCCGCCTCGACAGCTACCGCACCGCAACCGGCATCCCCGGCGCGGTGCTCGGCGTCGCCTTCCCCGATGGGCGCGTGATCGCGATCGCGAGCGGCATGGCGGACACCGCGCTGAAGCAACTGATGCGCCCCGACGCGCGGCTGCTCATGGGCAGCGTGGGGAAGAGCTACGTCGCCGCGGTGGCGATGCAGCTGGTGCGCGAGGGAAAGCTCTCGCTCGATGCCCCGGTGAGTCGGTACGTCGGTGGCCAGGGATGGTGGGACTCGGTCGCACACGCCACCAGCATCACGGTGCGCCAGTTGATGACGCACACTTCGGGGATTGTCCGCTACGAGTTCCGTCCCGAGTTCACCGCCGCGCTCACGAGCAACCCCGACCGGGTCTGGGATCCGCGCGATCAGGTGCGCTACCTGCATGGCGCGACGCCGCCGTTCGCCCCCGGTGCCGGATGGGACTACTCCGACACCAACTACCTTGTGCTCGCACTCGTGCTGGAGCGCATCACCGGCAAGCCGATCGATGACGAGATCCGCCACCGCTTCCTCGTCCCGATGAAGCTGGCGAACACGCTCCCCTCGGATGCGCGCCGCCTCCCCGGCGTGGTGCAGGGCTATGCCGGCGCGCAGAATCCCTTCGGTGGCCGTGACGCGATGCTCGACGGTGGCGTGATGATCGTCAACCCGCAGTTCGAGGGCGCCGGCGGTGGCTATGCCGCGAGCGCGGCCGATGCGGCACGCTGGGGAGCGGCCTACTTCAGCGGCGCGATTCACGGCGACTCGCTGCTCGCCCAGGCGACACACGGGACGCCGGCGCGGATGCTCGGCGCCGGCACCAGCTACGGGCTCGGGATGATCCTCCGTGACAGCACGGCGGCCGGCCCGGTTCGCGGTCACAGCGGCTTCTTCCCGGGCTACCTCACCGAATTGCGCTACTACCCCGCATCGAAGATCACCGTCGTGCTGATGGTCAACGCGTCGGCCGTGCGGATGCGTCCGCCAATGGCGCGATGGGTCGACGAGACGGTCGCGGCGCTGACCGCGCGCTAG
- a CDS encoding histidine kinase, producing MASPERSLPRAPRTATWLLLAVFGALTLLTAAQGYLSRKASGEAAPLGDVLAVGAAAWVGWLCLAPLIIWLGRRVPFTRATWLRATLIHAVALTVCYVLSVTALIWISITLLAPTEAMTREMITRTLLTSSRLSLAIFTYVTILALDHVLLTREALRLRELQATRLEGQATQARLDALAARLEPHFLFNALQSVSALIDSDPVRARTMVAQIGDLLRDALAAPESGEVPLREELRLLGRYLSIEETRFADRLHVEWAIAPEVEAVMVPRFVLQPIVENALRHGLAVQPEGGRLRITALSEPHRLRLVVWNDGVPLPAALREGVGLATTRERLAARYGAAASLTVRAAPEGGVETVIEVPA from the coding sequence ATGGCCTCCCCCGAACGCTCCCTGCCCCGTGCGCCCCGCACCGCGACCTGGCTGCTCCTAGCCGTCTTCGGCGCGCTGACGCTGCTGACGGCGGCGCAGGGCTATCTCTCCCGCAAGGCCTCGGGCGAGGCCGCTCCGCTCGGCGATGTCCTCGCCGTCGGCGCCGCGGCCTGGGTCGGATGGCTCTGCCTCGCGCCGCTGATCATCTGGCTGGGTCGCCGGGTGCCGTTCACGCGGGCGACCTGGCTGCGGGCGACCCTGATCCACGCCGTTGCACTCACCGTCTGCTACGTCCTCTCCGTGACGGCGCTGATCTGGATCTCGATCACGCTGCTCGCCCCGACGGAAGCGATGACGCGCGAGATGATCACGCGCACGCTGCTCACCTCCTCGCGATTGTCTCTGGCGATCTTCACCTACGTCACGATCCTCGCGCTCGATCATGTCCTGCTGACGCGCGAGGCGTTGCGGCTCCGCGAGCTGCAGGCCACCCGGCTCGAGGGCCAGGCGACGCAGGCCCGTCTCGATGCGCTCGCCGCACGGCTCGAACCGCACTTCCTCTTCAACGCGCTGCAGTCGGTGAGCGCGCTGATCGACAGCGACCCGGTCCGCGCCCGCACCATGGTGGCACAGATCGGCGATCTCTTGCGGGATGCACTCGCCGCGCCCGAATCGGGCGAGGTCCCGCTGCGCGAGGAGCTTCGGCTGCTCGGCCGCTACCTCTCGATCGAGGAGACGCGCTTCGCCGACCGATTGCATGTCGAGTGGGCCATCGCCCCCGAGGTCGAGGCGGTGATGGTGCCGCGCTTCGTGCTGCAACCGATCGTCGAGAATGCGCTGCGCCACGGCCTCGCGGTGCAGCCCGAGGGGGGCCGCCTCCGGATCACCGCCCTGTCTGAGCCGCACCGCCTGCGCCTCGTCGTCTGGAACGACGGCGTCCCGCTCCCTGCGGCGCTGCGTGAGGGAGTGGGCCTCGCGACGACGCGGGAGCGACTCGCGGCGCGCTACGGTGCCGCCGCCTCGCTCACGGTGCGTGCCGCCCCCGAGGGCGGCGTCGAGACGGTGATCGAGGTCCCGGCATGA
- a CDS encoding YbdD/YjiX family protein, which yields MTLNAVFSAVRRILGMPDYAAYCAHVRQAHPGMPLPSEREYFEVYLKARYEGGPNRCC from the coding sequence ATGACGCTCAATGCGGTCTTCAGTGCTGTACGACGCATTCTCGGGATGCCCGACTACGCGGCGTACTGCGCGCACGTGCGGCAGGCGCATCCGGGGATGCCACTGCCGAGTGAGCGGGAATATTTCGAGGTGTATCTCAAGGCGCGATACGAGGGCGGACCGAACCGCTGCTGCTGA